In the Ranitomeya imitator isolate aRanImi1 chromosome 2, aRanImi1.pri, whole genome shotgun sequence genome, GTGTGCAGGGCTCAGGCTGGGGACACTCCGCTCCTCCAGGatccatcagcagcagcagcagcaggggcccaTAGACTAGGCTGGATGCTGGAGGCTGGTCTTCTGCAGAGGCTTCAGTGGTGGCTGAGGACTGCTCTGGTTTCCCACACAGGCTGAGGCTGCTCTGGACGCTCATCCCCAATGTTAGCTGTGGGGCAGATGGATACTAACAGACAGAGTGCATTCGTGCTGAGCAGTACCCCCCTGGCAGCCCTGCACAACATGGCAGAGATGAAGACCACCTTGTTCCCTTATGCCTTGCAGAATCCTTCTAACTTCAAAGCCCCAAACTTGTCGGCTCTGAGTGCACAGTTCCCCCTGGGGACACCTCATGGGATTAGTGACATTCTCAGCAGACCCCTGGGCACCGCTCTGGGGGCATCGGGCACCCTGCTCTCCAGCCTGCCTCGCATCAATGGACTTGCCACTTCCACGGGGATGTATTTTAACCCAGCAGCTGTGTCTAGATACCCCAAACCACTGGCTGAGCTGCCAGGGAGACCCCCGATCTTCTGGCCAGGAGTTATGCAGACCTCTCCATGGAGGGATCCCAGGCTGGCCTGTCCTGGTAAGTGCGACCC is a window encoding:
- the NKX6-2 gene encoding homeobox protein Nkx-6.2; this translates as MLAVGQMDTNRQSAFVLSSTPLAALHNMAEMKTTLFPYALQNPSNFKAPNLSALSAQFPLGTPHGISDILSRPLGTALGASGTLLSSLPRINGLATSTGMYFNPAAVSRYPKPLAELPGRPPIFWPGVMQTSPWRDPRLACPAQAGLMLDKDGKKKHSRPTFSGQQIFALEKTFEQTKYLAGPERARLAYSLGMTESQVKVWFQNRRTKWRKRHAAEMATAKKKHDSETEKMKESSDNEEDDEYNKPLDPNSDDEKISRLLKKHKNANLNLLSPCSNNSDTL